From Bacillus basilensis, a single genomic window includes:
- the hslU gene encoding ATP-dependent protease ATPase subunit HslU produces MHLHFTPRQIVEKLDQYIIGQKDAKKAVAVALRNRYRRSKLAENLRDEIAPKNILMIGPTGVGKTEVARRMAKLVGAPFIKVEATKFTEVGYVGRDVESMVRDLVETSVRIVKEEMVIKVQDKAEEQANQRLVEILVPSPEKQSGFKNPLEMLFGGSQNSNQTSDEQEDVEIEKKRQDVERKLAAGLLEDEIVSIEVTEQQSSMFDMLQGTGMEQMGMNFQDALGSFMPKKTKKRKLSVKEARKLLTNEEAQRLIDMDEVTQEAVYRAEQLGIIFIDEIDKIAGKQSNSVDVSREGVQRDILPIVEGSNVATKYGSVKTDYILFVAAGAFHMSKPSDLIPELQGRFPIRVELTKLSTDDFVKILIEPDNALIKQYMALLATEGIEIEFSDEAIRKIAEIAYQVNQDTDNIGARRLHTIMEKLLEDLSFEASEITLEKITITPQYVEEKLATIAKNKDVSQFIL; encoded by the coding sequence ATGCATTTACATTTTACTCCGCGTCAAATTGTGGAAAAATTAGATCAATACATTATCGGTCAAAAAGATGCGAAGAAAGCGGTTGCTGTAGCTTTAAGAAATCGTTACCGCCGAAGTAAATTAGCTGAAAATCTACGTGATGAAATTGCACCTAAAAATATTTTAATGATTGGACCGACAGGTGTTGGTAAAACGGAGGTCGCACGACGAATGGCAAAACTCGTTGGAGCACCTTTTATTAAGGTTGAAGCTACGAAGTTTACAGAAGTTGGATATGTAGGTAGAGATGTAGAATCGATGGTACGTGACCTTGTAGAAACGTCAGTTCGTATCGTGAAAGAAGAAATGGTAATTAAAGTACAAGACAAAGCAGAAGAGCAAGCGAACCAACGTCTTGTTGAAATTTTAGTGCCGAGTCCGGAGAAACAATCTGGATTTAAAAACCCATTAGAAATGCTATTTGGCGGTTCTCAAAATTCGAATCAAACATCTGACGAACAGGAAGATGTTGAAATTGAAAAGAAACGTCAAGATGTAGAAAGAAAGCTTGCTGCAGGACTTCTTGAAGATGAGATTGTATCGATTGAAGTGACTGAGCAACAGTCTTCCATGTTCGATATGTTACAAGGAACTGGCATGGAACAAATGGGAATGAATTTCCAAGATGCATTAGGAAGTTTTATGCCGAAAAAAACAAAAAAACGTAAACTTTCTGTGAAAGAAGCAAGAAAACTCTTGACAAATGAGGAAGCACAGCGCTTAATTGATATGGATGAAGTTACACAAGAGGCTGTTTATCGTGCTGAACAGCTCGGGATTATTTTTATCGATGAAATTGACAAAATTGCTGGTAAGCAGTCGAATAGCGTAGATGTATCACGTGAAGGTGTGCAACGTGACATTTTACCAATTGTAGAAGGATCGAATGTTGCGACAAAATACGGATCAGTAAAAACGGATTATATTTTATTCGTTGCAGCTGGAGCGTTTCATATGTCTAAACCGTCGGATTTAATTCCGGAACTGCAAGGGAGATTTCCGATTCGAGTAGAATTAACAAAATTATCTACAGATGATTTTGTTAAAATATTAATCGAGCCTGACAATGCGTTAATTAAACAATATATGGCTTTATTAGCGACTGAAGGTATAGAAATTGAATTTTCAGACGAAGCTATTCGTAAGATTGCTGAGATTGCTTATCAAGTTAATCAGGATACAGATAATATTGGAGCAAGAAGACTTCATACGATTATGGAGAAGCTCCTTGAAGATTTATCGTTTGAAGCATCTGAAATTACGTTAGAGAAAATAACGATAACACCTCAATACGTTGAGGAGAAATTAGCAACGATTGCTAAAAATAAAGATGTGAGCCAGTTTATTTTGTAA
- the hslV gene encoding ATP-dependent protease proteolytic subunit HslV: MGNFHATTIFAVHHNGECAMAGDGQVTMGNAVVMKHTARKVRKLFQGKVLAGFAGSVADAFTLFEMFEGKLEEYNGNLQRAAVEMAKQWRGDKMLRQLEAMLIVMDKTTMLLVSGTGEVIEPDDGILAIGSGGNYALSAGRALKQYASEHLTAKQIAKASLDIAGDICVYTNHNIIVEEL; this comes from the coding sequence ATGGGGAATTTCCACGCTACAACGATATTTGCAGTTCATCATAATGGAGAATGTGCAATGGCTGGAGATGGCCAGGTGACAATGGGAAATGCGGTTGTAATGAAACATACAGCTCGTAAAGTCCGTAAACTTTTCCAAGGGAAAGTTTTAGCTGGTTTTGCAGGTTCCGTTGCTGACGCATTTACTCTTTTTGAAATGTTTGAAGGGAAATTAGAAGAGTACAATGGGAACTTGCAGCGTGCTGCAGTTGAGATGGCAAAACAATGGCGTGGCGACAAAATGTTACGTCAGCTAGAAGCGATGCTCATTGTAATGGATAAAACAACTATGCTTCTTGTTTCAGGTACAGGAGAAGTGATTGAACCAGATGATGGTATTTTAGCAATTGGATCTGGCGGGAATTATGCGCTTTCTGCAGGTCGTGCTTTAAAGCAATATGCAAGTGAACATTTAACAGCAAAGCAAATTGCGAAAGCGAGTTTAGATATTGCTGGCGATATTTGTGTTTATACAAACCACAATATAATTGTGGAAGAATTGTAG